The Christiangramia flava JLT2011 genome has a segment encoding these proteins:
- a CDS encoding F0F1 ATP synthase subunit epsilon — protein sequence MYLEIVTPEAVVFRAKAKAVKVPGHDGEFQMLNHHAPIVSTLVEGDVKIDLPSGGKNEVKPKGDLFRTSTSEPDTVYFHVKGGVLEMKDNKAIILAD from the coding sequence ATGTATTTAGAAATAGTAACTCCAGAAGCAGTAGTTTTTCGCGCAAAAGCGAAAGCTGTGAAAGTTCCCGGACATGATGGGGAATTCCAGATGCTGAATCATCACGCGCCGATCGTTTCTACTTTAGTGGAAGGAGATGTAAAAATAGATTTGCCTTCAGGAGGTAAAAATGAGGTGAAGCCAAAAGGAGATTTGTTCCGTACTTCCACTTCAGAGCCGGATACGGTTTACTTCCATGTAAAAGGAGGAGTTTTGGAAATGAAAGATAATAAAGCCATTATTCTGGCAGATTAA
- a CDS encoding helix-turn-helix domain-containing protein: MPIQINLDKILEEKGMKSNELAEIIDITTANLSILKTGKAKAVRFSTLEALCKALECQPGDILEYTAE, translated from the coding sequence ATGCCTATTCAAATCAATCTTGATAAAATTTTGGAAGAAAAAGGCATGAAAAGTAATGAGCTGGCAGAGATCATTGATATCACAACAGCCAACCTTTCCATTCTCAAAACCGGAAAGGCCAAAGCCGTAAGGTTTTCGACACTCGAGGCTTTGTGTAAAGCATTGGAATGCCAGCCCGGCGATATTCTTGAATACACTGCGGAATAA
- a CDS encoding M61 family metallopeptidase, with the protein MKKILILFLFVGFNLAAQTNTYEISFENAAHHEAVIKAHFPNVKSRDLTVRMSRSSPGRYALHEFAKNVYGFKATNSKGEELDFTRTDPYSWKVQNTDGEINIEYILFGNRGDGTYSQIDETHAHLNIPATFMYAEDLKDRPIEVDFDLREDLDWKVATQLKKISGTKYSAPDLYYFMDSPTEISNWSEREFEVDGQTIKFVLHHLGTEEELDQYFDQVQKIVLQEKQVYGELPDYDYGEYVFLACYLINASGDGMEHRNSTILTSTRSLENGGMKGNIGTVAHEFFHCWNVERIRPEGLEPFNFSETNMSDCLWFAEGFTSYYDGLIRARAGITENEDYINGLAGTFNYVWNSPAHEYFNPIEMSNQAPFVDAATSVDPTNRENMFISYYSYGSVLGLALDLSLREKELNLDDFMKKMWNKYGKTEVAYDVEDIQQTLSDYAGKEFADNFFSNYIYESEMPNYQELLSSVGVKLEQKNDDPYFGARLTTKDSTVYISGNTVKGSPAYEAGLDKGDEIVSVNGKIVTSEEEIQEMMTGNQNLKITFRRYDKEQTTELKPGKNPEYTISIDGNAKKEAVKKREAWLAKK; encoded by the coding sequence ATGAAAAAAATTCTGATCCTTTTCCTATTTGTCGGTTTTAATCTTGCCGCACAAACCAATACCTATGAAATTTCTTTTGAAAATGCCGCACATCATGAAGCCGTGATCAAAGCACATTTCCCGAATGTTAAGTCAAGAGATTTAACAGTCCGGATGAGCCGTTCTTCTCCGGGACGCTATGCGCTGCATGAATTTGCCAAAAATGTGTACGGATTTAAAGCCACCAACAGCAAAGGAGAGGAATTAGATTTTACCAGAACAGATCCCTATTCGTGGAAAGTTCAGAATACTGATGGAGAGATCAACATTGAATATATCTTGTTTGGAAACCGCGGTGACGGAACCTATTCCCAAATTGATGAAACACACGCCCACCTTAATATCCCGGCGACTTTTATGTATGCCGAAGATCTAAAGGACCGCCCGATTGAAGTCGATTTTGATTTACGAGAAGACCTGGACTGGAAGGTCGCTACACAGCTGAAAAAGATTTCAGGCACTAAATATTCGGCTCCAGATCTTTATTATTTCATGGACAGCCCTACGGAAATCAGCAATTGGTCTGAAAGAGAATTTGAGGTGGATGGCCAGACCATCAAATTTGTTTTGCATCACCTGGGAACCGAAGAGGAGCTTGATCAATATTTTGACCAGGTCCAAAAAATCGTTTTACAGGAAAAACAGGTTTATGGAGAATTGCCAGATTACGATTACGGCGAATATGTTTTCCTGGCCTGCTACCTGATCAATGCTTCAGGAGACGGAATGGAACATCGAAACAGCACCATTTTAACCAGCACTCGTTCATTGGAAAATGGCGGGATGAAAGGAAATATCGGAACTGTAGCACATGAATTTTTTCATTGCTGGAATGTGGAACGTATTCGGCCTGAGGGACTGGAACCTTTTAATTTCAGCGAAACCAACATGAGCGATTGTTTGTGGTTTGCCGAAGGATTCACCAGTTACTATGACGGACTCATCCGCGCGAGAGCAGGGATCACGGAAAACGAGGATTATATCAATGGATTGGCTGGAACTTTCAATTATGTTTGGAATTCACCAGCACACGAGTATTTCAATCCGATAGAAATGAGCAACCAGGCACCTTTCGTAGATGCCGCGACTTCAGTAGACCCTACAAACCGTGAAAATATGTTCATTTCTTACTATTCCTACGGAAGCGTTCTCGGTTTAGCACTGGATCTTTCTCTAAGAGAAAAAGAACTGAACCTGGATGATTTCATGAAGAAAATGTGGAATAAATATGGTAAGACTGAAGTGGCCTACGATGTAGAGGATATTCAGCAAACCTTATCTGACTACGCCGGGAAAGAATTTGCCGATAATTTCTTTAGCAATTATATTTATGAGAGTGAAATGCCAAACTACCAGGAATTATTAAGCAGCGTTGGTGTGAAACTGGAACAGAAGAACGACGATCCGTACTTTGGAGCACGACTAACTACTAAAGACAGTACAGTTTATATATCAGGAAATACGGTGAAAGGTTCCCCGGCATATGAGGCAGGACTGGATAAAGGTGATGAAATTGTTTCAGTTAATGGAAAAATAGTAACTTCAGAAGAAGAAATTCAGGAAATGATGACAGGTAATCAAAATTTGAAGATCACCTTCCGAAGATATGATAAAGAGCAAACAACTGAATTAAAACCCGGAAAAAACCCGGAGTACACCATCAGTATTGATGGAAATGCCAAAAAGGAAGCCGTAAAAAAACGAGAAGCCTGGCTGGCCAAGAAATAG
- the atpD gene encoding F0F1 ATP synthase subunit beta, with the protein MSKVTGKVAQIIGPVVDVVFDSENAELPKIYDSLEISRKDGSTLVLEVQSHIGEDTVRTISMDSTDGLSRGVEVLATGNPIQMPVGKDVYGRLFNVVGDAIDGLGNLPKAGEDGLPIHRQAPKFEDLSVSTEVLFTGIKVIDLIEPYAKGGKIGLFGGAGVGKTVLIQELINNIAKGHGGLSVFAGVGERTREGNDLLREMLESGIIKYGDDFMHSMENGGWDLQKVDKSTMKESKATFVFGQMNEPPGARARVALSGLTIAEYFRDGAGEGQGKDVLFFVDNIFRFTQAGSEVSALLGRMPSAVGYQPTLATEMGAMQERITSTKNGSITSVQAVYVPADDLTDPAPATTFAHLDATTVLSRKIAELGIYPAVDPLDSTSRILTPEILGKEHYACAQRVKELLQRYKELQDIIAILGMEELSEEDKLAVSRARRVQRFLSQPFHVAEQFTGLKGVLVDIKDTIKGFNMIMDGELDHLPEAAFNLKGTIEEAIEAGEKMLAES; encoded by the coding sequence ATGTCTAAAGTCACAGGTAAAGTTGCCCAGATTATTGGTCCTGTAGTTGACGTTGTGTTCGACTCAGAAAATGCCGAACTACCAAAGATCTACGACTCTTTGGAAATCTCCAGAAAAGACGGTTCTACATTAGTGCTTGAGGTACAATCTCATATTGGTGAGGATACAGTACGAACCATTTCTATGGATTCTACTGATGGATTAAGCCGTGGAGTTGAAGTTCTTGCTACTGGAAATCCTATCCAGATGCCGGTTGGAAAAGACGTATATGGTCGTCTATTCAACGTGGTGGGTGATGCGATTGATGGTTTAGGAAACCTTCCAAAAGCTGGTGAAGATGGACTTCCGATTCACCGCCAGGCACCAAAATTTGAAGATTTATCTGTGTCTACTGAAGTGCTTTTTACAGGTATCAAGGTAATCGACCTTATTGAGCCTTATGCAAAAGGTGGTAAAATTGGTCTTTTTGGTGGTGCTGGTGTTGGTAAAACAGTACTTATTCAGGAATTGATTAATAACATTGCGAAAGGTCACGGTGGTCTTTCGGTATTTGCCGGGGTAGGTGAGCGTACTCGTGAAGGGAATGACCTTCTTCGTGAGATGCTTGAGTCTGGTATTATAAAATACGGTGATGATTTCATGCACTCTATGGAAAATGGAGGATGGGATCTTCAAAAGGTGGATAAATCAACTATGAAAGAATCGAAAGCGACTTTCGTTTTCGGACAGATGAACGAACCACCTGGAGCACGTGCACGTGTGGCCCTTTCTGGTCTTACCATTGCTGAATATTTCCGTGATGGAGCTGGAGAAGGACAGGGAAAAGACGTTCTTTTCTTCGTAGATAACATTTTTCGATTTACTCAGGCTGGTTCTGAGGTATCGGCACTTCTTGGACGTATGCCTTCTGCGGTAGGTTACCAGCCAACTCTAGCAACAGAGATGGGTGCGATGCAGGAGCGTATTACTTCTACTAAAAACGGTTCGATTACATCTGTACAGGCGGTTTATGTACCTGCAGATGACTTGACAGATCCGGCGCCGGCGACTACTTTTGCCCACCTGGATGCTACAACCGTACTTTCTCGTAAGATTGCGGAGCTAGGTATTTATCCTGCGGTAGATCCTCTTGATTCTACTTCAAGAATTCTGACTCCTGAGATTTTAGGAAAAGAGCATTACGCTTGTGCACAAAGAGTAAAAGAGTTACTTCAGCGTTATAAGGAACTTCAGGATATTATCGCGATTCTTGGTATGGAAGAACTTTCAGAAGAAGATAAGCTAGCGGTATCTCGTGCAAGACGTGTGCAGCGTTTCCTTTCTCAGCCATTCCACGTAGCAGAGCAGTTTACTGGTCTTAAAGGAGTGTTGGTAGATATTAAGGATACGATCAAAGGATTCAATATGATCATGGATGGTGAGTTGGATCACCTTCCGGAAGCAGCATTTAACTTGAAAGGTACGATCGAAGAAGCTATCGAGGCCGGAGAGAAAATGCTTGCTGAATCATAA